In the Lepus europaeus isolate LE1 chromosome 18, mLepTim1.pri, whole genome shotgun sequence genome, one interval contains:
- the CNP gene encoding 2',3'-cyclic-nucleotide 3'-phosphodiesterase — MNRGFSRKSHTFLPKSFFRKMSSSGAKDKPELQFPFLQDEETVAALHECKTLFILRGLPGSGKSTLARLIVDKYRDGTKMVSADAYKITPGTRGTFPDEYKQLDDDLAAYCRRDVRVLVLDDTNHERERLEQLFEMADQYQYQVVLVEPKTAWRLDCAQLKEKSQWQLSADELKKLKPGLEKDFLPLYFGWFLTKKSSESLRKAGQVFLEELGSHKAFRKELRHFISGDEPKEKIELVTYFGKRPPGVLHCTTKFCDYGKAAGADEYAQQEVVKKSYCKAFTLTISALFVTPKTTGARVELSEQQLLLWPSDVDKAAPSDSLPRGSRAHITLGCAADVEAVQTGIDLLEIVRQEKGGSRGEEVGELTRGKLYSLGSGRWVLSLAKKMEVRAIFTGYYGKGKPVPTHGSRKGGSLQACTVL; from the exons AACAGAGGCTTCTCCCGAAAGAGCCACACGTTCCtgcccaagagcttcttccgcaAGATGTCGTCGTCCGGGGCCAAGGACAAGCCCGAGCTGCAGTTCCCGTTCCTGCAGGACGAGGAGACGGTGGCCGCGCTGCACGAGTGCAAGACGCTGTTCATCCTGCGTGGCCTGCCCGGCAGCGGCAAGTCCACGCTGGCCCGGCTCATCGTGGACAAGTACCGGGACGGCACCAAGATGGTGTCTGCCGACGCCTACAAGATCACGCCCGGCACGCGGGGGACCTTCCCTGACGAGTACAAGCAGCTGGACGACGACCTGGCCGCCTACTGCCGTCGCGACGTGCGCGTACTCGTGCTGGACGACACCAACCACGAGCGGGAGCGGCTGGAGCAGCTCTTCGAGATGGCTGACCAGTACCAGTACCAGGTGGTGCTGGTGGAGCCCAAGACGGCGTGGCGGCTGGACTGCGCCCAGCTCAAGGAGAAGAGCCAGTGGCAGCTGTCCGCCGACGAGCTGAAGAAGCTGAAGCCCGGCTTGGAGAAGGACTTCCTGCCGCTCTACTTCGGCTGGTTCCTGACCAAGAAGAGTTCCGAGAGTCTCCGCAAGGCAGGCCAGGTCTTCCTGGAGGAGCTGGGCAGCCACAAGGCCTTCAGGAAGGAGCTGCGGCACT TCATCTCTGGGGATGAGCCCAAGGAGAAGATCGAACTGGTCACCTACTTTGGGAAGAGACCCCCAGGTGTGCTGCACTGCACCACCAAGTTCTGTGACTACGGGAAGGCCGCAGGGGCTGACGAGTACGCCCAGCAGGAG GTGGTGAAAAAATCTTACTGCAAAGCCTTCACGCTGACCATCTCTGCCCTGTTTGTGACACCCAAGACCACTGGGGCCCGGGTGGAGCTGAGCGAGCAGCAGCTGCTGTTGTGGCCGAGTGACGTGGACAAGGCGGCACCCTCCGACAGCCTGCCGCGGGGAAGCCGCGCTCACATCACCCTGGGCTGCGCGGCCGACGTGGAGGCCGTGCAGACGGGCATTGACCTCTTGGAGATTGTGCGGCAGGAGAAGGGGGGCAGCCGCGGCGAGGAGGTGGGTGAGCTCACCCGGGGCAAGCTCTACTCCCTGGGCAGTGGGCGCTGGGTGCTGAGCCTGGCCAAGAAGATGGAGGTCAGGGCCATCTTCACGGGCTACTACGGGAAGGGCAAGCCTGTGCCCACGCACGGCAGCCGCAAGGGGGGCAGCTTGCAGGCCTGCACTGTCCTCTGA